From one Butyricimonas faecihominis genomic stretch:
- a CDS encoding tetratricopeptide repeat protein: MMKMRTFLLSLSPKIYVYRMKKFGVIIFFCLATLGVSAQWNTANMLRVGKSAIMFDDYVSAIENFNNIIRIKPFLSEPYFFRGLAKLNLDDFEGAIRDYTQAIELNPNYFHAYMYRGIAYHNMKQYEEAMHDYNTAIAINPGEAYVYANRAITEADMGDYKAAEKDYSKALIIDKNLLPAYLNRAIMREKLGDQEGAIADCNMAIKLNMFSDDAYGLRGYLRFQAKEYHDAIEDYNKALKINPENKRILMSRAITWYEMKKYPEALEDYTAVLKVDSTYAYAYYNRALLRSEIGDVNNAIQDFDQVLEMNPDNILIYFNRGLLKMEIKDYEGAYNDFSQSISIYPDFVKAYLARAATSMDMRDYDAAEKDRYKAEEIMDRYRRMKDGDQNALVDTTENFKRLIDINSRDDRMKDVINGRLQDRNVIIELQDMFIVQYLSLDTLRKGKVQYFDKRIMKFNQEHNYNPALTVSNKKFNYPREFEDNYIESLSSDIRKNKNVTDALLLRGSLYLNRGDYTKAIEDFRAVLERDPNHLFALMNLASARSRMYDYIESIEEKTSRVVGEEKKVERNVDYSLVLEGNNKCLEIDPEFVFAMFNIANVYAKSGEIQKAIDMYTKVLEVDKDIAEAYFNRGLLYIYQGNRSAANVDLSKAGELGLTDSYSIIKRYCSVEEE, encoded by the coding sequence ATGATGAAGATGCGAACTTTTTTATTATCTTTATCCCCGAAAATATATGTTTATCGAATGAAGAAATTTGGCGTTATTATATTCTTCTGTTTGGCGACATTGGGGGTGTCGGCACAATGGAATACGGCAAATATGTTGCGAGTGGGGAAGAGTGCGATCATGTTTGACGACTACGTGAGCGCGATCGAGAATTTCAATAATATCATACGGATAAAGCCCTTTTTATCCGAACCTTATTTTTTCCGGGGACTGGCAAAGTTGAACTTGGATGATTTCGAGGGAGCTATCCGGGATTACACGCAGGCGATTGAGCTGAACCCGAACTATTTCCATGCTTATATGTACCGGGGGATTGCCTATCATAATATGAAGCAGTACGAGGAGGCCATGCATGATTATAACACGGCGATTGCGATCAATCCGGGAGAGGCTTACGTGTACGCGAACCGGGCAATTACCGAGGCTGATATGGGAGATTACAAGGCGGCGGAGAAGGATTATTCGAAGGCGTTGATTATCGATAAAAATTTATTACCGGCATATTTGAACCGGGCAATCATGCGGGAGAAACTGGGAGATCAAGAAGGAGCCATTGCGGATTGTAACATGGCCATCAAATTGAATATGTTCTCGGATGATGCTTATGGTTTGAGGGGATATTTAAGGTTTCAAGCAAAAGAGTATCACGATGCGATAGAGGATTACAACAAGGCTTTGAAGATTAACCCGGAAAACAAGCGGATTCTTATGAGCCGGGCGATTACGTGGTACGAGATGAAGAAATATCCCGAGGCATTGGAGGATTACACGGCAGTCTTGAAGGTGGATAGCACTTACGCGTATGCTTATTATAACCGGGCTTTGTTGAGGTCGGAAATCGGGGACGTGAATAATGCCATTCAAGATTTTGACCAAGTGTTGGAAATGAACCCGGATAACATACTGATTTATTTCAACCGCGGGTTGTTAAAGATGGAGATCAAGGATTACGAGGGGGCTTATAACGACTTTTCTCAAAGTATATCAATATACCCGGATTTCGTGAAGGCGTATCTGGCAAGGGCCGCGACGAGTATGGATATGCGGGATTACGATGCGGCCGAAAAGGACCGTTACAAGGCTGAGGAGATCATGGACCGATACCGGCGAATGAAGGATGGGGATCAGAATGCTTTGGTGGATACTACGGAGAATTTCAAGCGATTGATAGATATAAACTCCCGGGATGACCGGATGAAAGACGTGATTAACGGACGTTTGCAAGACCGGAACGTGATTATCGAATTGCAGGATATGTTTATCGTACAATACCTGTCGTTGGATACCTTACGGAAAGGGAAAGTGCAATATTTCGACAAGCGGATCATGAAGTTTAATCAGGAGCATAATTATAACCCGGCCTTGACAGTTTCAAATAAGAAATTTAATTACCCGAGGGAATTCGAGGATAATTATATCGAGAGCTTGTCTTCGGATATTCGGAAAAACAAGAATGTCACGGATGCTTTGTTGCTGCGCGGTTCGTTGTATCTGAACCGGGGAGATTACACGAAAGCGATCGAGGATTTCCGCGCAGTGTTGGAGCGTGACCCGAATCATCTGTTCGCTTTGATGAACTTGGCAAGCGCCCGTTCCCGGATGTACGATTACATTGAGTCGATAGAAGAGAAGACTTCCCGTGTCGTGGGTGAGGAGAAAAAAGTGGAGCGAAACGTGGATTATTCTTTAGTGCTGGAGGGGAATAACAAATGTTTGGAGATTGATCCGGAGTTCGTTTTTGCCATGTTTAATATTGCTAACGTGTACGCCAAGAGCGGTGAGATTCAGAAAGCAATTGATATGTACACGAAAGTGCTGGAAGTGGATAAGGATATAGCCGAGGCTTATTTTAACCGAGGCTTACTCTATATATACCAAGGAAATCGGAGTGCTGCTAACGTGGATTTGAGTAAGGCCGGGGAGCTTGGATTAACGGATTCTTACAGTATCATCAAGCGCTATTGTTCGGTGGAGGAAGAGTAA
- a CDS encoding methyltransferase RsmF C-terminal domain-like protein, with protein sequence MISLPPAFTERMQQLLGNESETFFQALVSESPTSIRLNPEKTANTDLPFSELLSRQVPWCSNGYYLKERPSFTSDPLLHGGAYYVQEASSMFLQVVLQQITGDTPLRVLDLCAAPGGKSTLLANNLPKDSLLVSNEVIKSRASILKENIIKWGHDHIVVTNSDPNRFTGMKGAFDMILVDAPCSGEGMFRKDEKAITEWSENNLRLCEERQKRILSDVWDALAPGGYLVYSTCTYNPGENEDILNWILTTFDASSVEIRHNFTAITPSPSPLHGYHFYPHKTSGEGLFMGVIQKNDGTPFTIKKEKRATPSPAVKLPADILPLLPDMTKYTPYIAGETLGILPKQHAEFIQYLSSKAGVIYKGCEIGECIKGKTKPAHSLALYHKLQQKHVTHQEVDLTTALQFLRKEDIRFEAPQGEWILITYKGIGLGWVKEVGNRVNNYYPKEWRIKNLIK encoded by the coding sequence ATGATCTCATTACCGCCAGCATTTACAGAAAGGATGCAGCAGCTCCTTGGGAACGAATCGGAAACCTTTTTCCAAGCGTTAGTTTCGGAGTCCCCCACTTCCATCCGGTTAAACCCGGAGAAAACGGCAAACACCGATCTCCCCTTCTCGGAATTACTTTCCCGACAAGTACCATGGTGCAGTAATGGATACTACTTGAAGGAGCGTCCCTCGTTCACCTCCGACCCGTTACTACACGGGGGAGCTTATTACGTGCAAGAGGCCTCCTCCATGTTTCTGCAAGTCGTTCTTCAGCAGATAACCGGGGATACCCCTCTCCGGGTTCTTGACCTATGCGCAGCTCCGGGTGGCAAATCCACGTTACTGGCAAACAATCTGCCCAAAGATTCATTGCTGGTTTCCAACGAAGTAATTAAATCAAGAGCCTCCATTCTCAAAGAAAATATTATTAAATGGGGACATGATCATATTGTTGTCACCAATAGCGACCCCAATCGTTTCACGGGAATGAAGGGGGCGTTCGACATGATTCTCGTGGATGCACCCTGTTCCGGGGAAGGTATGTTCCGAAAAGACGAGAAAGCCATCACGGAATGGAGCGAGAATAATCTGCGTCTTTGCGAAGAGCGTCAAAAAAGAATACTTTCTGACGTGTGGGATGCTCTCGCCCCCGGGGGCTATCTCGTGTATAGCACGTGTACCTACAACCCCGGAGAAAATGAAGATATATTAAACTGGATTTTAACCACGTTCGATGCGTCATCCGTTGAAATCCGGCATAATTTTACAGCCATCACCCCGTCCCCCTCTCCTCTCCACGGGTATCATTTCTACCCGCACAAAACTAGCGGAGAAGGTTTATTCATGGGAGTCATTCAAAAAAATGACGGGACACCCTTTACCATAAAAAAAGAAAAGCGAGCTACCCCGTCCCCCGCGGTCAAACTCCCGGCAGACATTCTCCCCCTCCTGCCGGACATGACAAAATACACGCCTTACATCGCGGGAGAAACATTAGGCATCCTCCCCAAACAACACGCCGAATTTATCCAATACCTTTCCTCCAAAGCCGGGGTCATTTATAAAGGATGTGAAATCGGAGAATGTATTAAAGGGAAGACGAAACCCGCCCACTCTCTGGCCCTGTACCACAAACTGCAACAAAAGCACGTTACCCATCAAGAAGTAGACCTCACCACGGCCCTCCAATTCCTACGCAAAGAAGACATCCGTTTCGAGGCCCCTCAAGGGGAATGGATTCTCATCACCTACAAAGGCATCGGGCTAGGCTGGGTAAAAGAAGTCGGCAACCGGGTAAATAACTACTACCCCAAAGAATGGAGAATTAAAAATTTGATTAAGTGA